One part of the Aurantibacillus circumpalustris genome encodes these proteins:
- a CDS encoding PP2C family protein-serine/threonine phosphatase, translating into MNFTIVVLFLLIFLVTLCFVFISRKRRKQLAVIESLVSEKEALEKSFNELKANTPSHQFEKEQAELEKKKMAEKNRKLWQMSETVHKERRKVDEDNERLTLEKEKLEGEKKKLDEKVKKLWSTSTAIHKEKERINELKIEIEHKHQEILDSVNYAKRIQNALLASDALLKENLPEHFVLFQPKDIVSGDFYWGAKLNENNFSLVTADSTGHGVPGAIMSILNISCLSEAVNAEKLILPNEILDYTRKRIMEHMANDGSIDGGKDGMDALICNFDFKNNKLQFAAANNSLWLIRNNELVDYKADKMPVGKPMGEIKPFTLQEIQLEKGDLIIAFTDGFADQFGGPYGKKFMYKPLKELLININQLSLKDIKKELKSKFNQWKSTAEQVDDVLIIGVRI; encoded by the coding sequence GTTACACTTTGTTTTGTTTTTATTTCACGAAAAAGAAGAAAACAACTGGCTGTAATAGAAAGTTTAGTATCCGAAAAGGAGGCATTAGAAAAATCCTTCAATGAATTAAAAGCAAACACTCCTTCTCATCAATTTGAAAAAGAACAAGCTGAGCTTGAAAAGAAGAAGATGGCGGAAAAGAACCGTAAGCTTTGGCAAATGAGTGAAACAGTTCATAAGGAGAGAAGAAAGGTAGATGAGGATAATGAACGTCTTACATTAGAAAAGGAGAAGCTGGAAGGTGAGAAGAAAAAACTAGACGAGAAAGTAAAAAAATTATGGAGTACAAGTACTGCCATACATAAGGAAAAGGAAAGAATTAATGAATTAAAGATAGAGATTGAACATAAACATCAGGAGATTTTGGATAGTGTTAATTACGCGAAACGAATTCAGAATGCATTGTTAGCAAGCGATGCGCTTCTCAAGGAAAATCTACCAGAACACTTTGTTTTATTTCAACCTAAAGATATTGTTAGCGGTGATTTTTATTGGGGCGCAAAACTAAACGAGAATAATTTTTCTTTAGTAACTGCTGATAGCACAGGGCATGGGGTGCCAGGAGCGATTATGAGTATCTTAAATATCTCCTGTTTAAGTGAAGCTGTTAATGCGGAAAAATTAATTCTTCCAAATGAAATTCTAGATTATACTAGAAAGCGAATAATGGAGCACATGGCTAATGACGGTAGTATTGATGGTGGAAAAGATGGGATGGACGCATTAATCTGTAATTTCGATTTTAAAAATAACAAACTTCAGTTTGCAGCAGCCAATAATTCATTATGGCTAATTCGTAACAATGAACTAGTGGATTACAAAGCCGATAAAATGCCTGTGGGTAAACCAATGGGAGAAATAAAACCGTTTACATTACAAGAAATTCAACTTGAGAAGGGCGATCTTATTATTGCTTTTACAGATGGGTTTGCCGACCAATTTGGTGGACCGTATGGCAAAAAATTCATGTATAAACCGCTGAAGGAACTATTGATTAATATCAATCAACTAAGTTTAAAAGACATAAAGAAAGAATTGAAAAGCAAGTTTAATCAATGGAAATCAACTGCTGAGCAAGTAGATGATGTGCTAATAATTGGTGTCAGAATTTAG